GCCACCGGAAGAAGAACTCGGGGCAGCGGCAGCGGCAGCAGTagctctctttttcctttcttcctcgTACTCTGCATCATCTGTCGACAACTCATACCTACATACAAGGCACGAATTTCTCGACCCCAACCATGGTATGATACAATCCTCATGATATCCATGTCCACAAGGCAATTTCTTTACCATTTCTCCAACACCAACTATATCTTTACATACAGCACAAGCCAATGCCTCCGGTTTTGACTTAATCTCCGTGGTTTCTAATGCTTCTACAGAAGCTTTTGATGCGGGAGATGCTCCTCGCCGCCCATCGCTATCAGTTTCGGCCAGGTTTTGCTGCAAAGCTTCATAACCCGCCGTATCTACGT
The Coffea eugenioides isolate CCC68of unplaced genomic scaffold, Ceug_1.0 ScVebR1_1601;HRSCAF=2480, whole genome shotgun sequence genome window above contains:
- the LOC113755594 gene encoding E3 ubiquitin-protein ligase CIP8-like, encoding MPAAAPLEDHSIEFRLAVPEREGYIGNPDDYVDTAGYEALQQNLAETDSDGRRGASPASKASVEALETTEIKSKPEALACAVCKDIVGVGEMVKKLPCGHGYHEDCIIPWLGSRNSCLVCRYELSTDDAEYEEERKKRATAAAAAAPSSSSGGIGGISGDYEIQFF